The Metabacillus schmidteae nucleotide sequence CCTGTACCTGATGGTCTGATTTCTGTTGTTTTTGGTAAAACAAGTGGAAGCTCTTCTTCAGGAACTGCTGACATTGTGCCATCTTCCCAATGGATAATTGGAATCGGCTCACCCCAATAACGCTGACGGCTGAATAACCAATCACGAAGTCGGTATGTTACTTTTTTCTCACCCTTATTGTTTTCTTCAAGCCAAGCAATTGCTTTTTCGATTGCTTCCTGCTTTCCTAGACCGTTTAGGAAATCCGAATTCACATGCTCACCATCACCTGTGTATGCTTCTTTTGTTACATCTCCACCGCTAACAACTTCTTTAATTGGAAGATCAAATTTTACAGCAAATTCATAGTCACGCTCATCATGAGCAGGTACAGCCATAATTGCACCTGTACCATAAGTAACAAGAACATAATCAGCAATCCAGATTGGCATTTTTTCACCGTTTACAGGATTAATTGCATATGCACCAGTGAATACACCTGTTTTTTCTTTTGAAAGCTCTGTACGTTCTAAATCGCTTTTATGTTTCACTTGATCAATATAAGCTTCAACTGCATCTTTTTGATCCGGTGTTGTGATTTTTTCAATAAAGCTGTGTTCAGGAGCTAATACTGCATAGGTAGCACCAAATAATGTATCAGGCCGAGTTGTGAAAACAGTGAATGTTTCATCATGACCGTCAATTTCGAACGTAACATGTGCACCTTCTGAGCGGCCGATCCAGTTACGTTGCATATCTTTAATGCTCTCTGGCCAATCAACTTCTTCTAGATCTTCTAACAGACGATCAGCATAGGCTGTAATTTTTAACATCCATTGCTTCATTGGACGACGTTCAACAGGGTGTCCTCCACGCTCACTTTTCCCATCAATAACCTCTTCATTCGCTAAAACGGTTCCTAAAGCAGGACACCAGTTTACTGGCACTTCATCTACATAAGCCAGTCCCTTTTTATAAAGTTGAAGGAAAATCCATTGTGTCCATTTATAATAATCAGGATCTGTTGTATTAACTTCTCGATCCCAATCATAAGAAAAACCTAACGCTTGGATTTGTCTTCTGAAGTTATCAATATTTTGTTTGGTGAATTCTGCAGGGTCATTTCCTGTATCAAGTGCATATTGCTCAGCCGGCAATCCGAATGCATCCCATCCCATTGGATGAAGAACATTGTACCCCTGCATGCGTTTCATACGAGATAAAATATCAGTAGCTGTATATCCTTCAGGGTGACCTACATGCAGACCTGCACCTGATGGATATGGAAACATGTCAAGCGCATAAAACTTCGGCTTGTCTGTGTCCTCTGTTGTTTTAAAAGTTTTGTTATGTAGCCAATAATCCTGCCATTTTTTTTCAATCTCCTGGTGATTGAAGCTCATCTGAATTTTCCTCCTTAAATCTCATTCTTAATTCCAATTTATATATATTAAACCGGTTGAACGGGTCAAAGCTATTTAATAGAGCAGTTGCCTTGGTCAGCCTTTGGCAATAAGACGCTACTGAATAGAAGGTGTCTGATAACCTTCCATTCAGTAGTGGCTTATAACCGAGAAGGATGAAGATAGAAAGTCCAATAACACTGTGCATTTAAAATGGATACCTTTGTTATATAAACGAAAAAACCCCACATCCCAAATAGGGACGAGAGGCTTAATTCCCGTGGTACCACCCAACTTTGGCATAGTGTTATTATGCCCACTTTGACATCCGTAACGTGGATCAACGACAAATATTACTTTACCTTCAGTGGTGTTCACATTTGTAACTCAAAGGTGAGTTCATTAGTAAAAATTGATTGACTCACACCACCCGTCAACTCTCTGAACACATTTTCACTAACTACTATTCCTTTTCACCGTTCATTTCCTATACATATTAAGCTTATTTTATATAAATTTGTCGGGATATGCAAGTAGTGGGTAATGTGTTGAAAAAAAGATATCAGATTGGTCCGCATTCTTTATTATTGAACTGTATATCCACCATCTAATACAACAGCCTGACCTGTTACACCTTTTGCCTTTTCACTTGCAAGGAAGATCGCGTAATCCGCTACTTCATTAGGAGTCAGCAATCGTTTTTGAGGGATAAGAGGGTATAATACATCCTCTAACACATCCTCTAATGGTACGTTCCTTGTATTAGCTAAATCTTGAAGCTGGTTTCTGACAAGAGGGGTATCAACATAACCGGGACATAAGGCATTCACTGTAATACCATAAGCTGCTCCTTCTAAAGCTGCAACCTTTGTTAAACCTATAACACCATGCTTTGCACTATTATAAGCAGCTTTACCCGCAAAGCCAATTAAGCCATTGATAGATGCGATATTAAGAATTCGCCCAAACTGTTGATTTTTCATGATTGGAAAGACATGTTTTGTTAATACAAAGGGTGCCACAAGCATTACACCAACGAGTTGCTCAAATCTTTCAGTTGGAAAATCCTCAATGTGTGCAACATGTTGGAGTCCTGCATTGTTAATAAGAGTATCAAGTCTCCCATAGCTCGCTTTAGTTTCCTTCACGACTTCCATTATATTTTGTTCGTTTGTAACATCACATGTTAAACCTTTTACATCTAATCCTTCTTCCTGCAGTTGTTTTGTACTTTCAAGAACTTGCTCCTCATTTAAGTCGGTTAAAACTACTTTTGCCCCTTCATGAGCAAATGCCTTTGCTAGTTCAAAACCGATCCCACGGGCTGCTCCTGTTACTAGCACAACTTGATCCTGAACCATTTAAAATAAACCTCCGTTCCTATATTCCTAGTCCAAACGAAAATAGAATAATAGCTAAAATAACGCCTAAAAGAGGAACAATGACGGTTAGTGCACCAACCGGATTATATGCATCTTTATGTGATTCCCCACAAATCCCCCGAATGGTTGTGACAACATAGCCATTATGCGGAAGTGAATCAAGTGCTCCAGATGAGATTGAAACTACCCGATGTAACGCTTCTGGATTTACCCCCATATCCATGTAATGTGGTGAAATCAGCGGTAAAGCAATTGCCTGCCCTCCAGAAGCTGAGCCTGTCATACCTGCTATCACACTTACAGCAATCGCACCACCAATGAGGGGACTTCCCGGTATACTTGTCATAGCATCAACAGCAACCTCAAAAGCCGGTACTGCTTTTGCTACTCCACCAAAACCAACAACAGCTGCCGTATTCCCCAAAGCAATTAAAGCTCCTAATGTTCCTTCTGAAACCGCACTCCAAAAAGATTTAAAATAGGTACGATTTAATAAATACGTGGCGATAACTCCACCTAATAAAGCAATAATAAGGGCTGACTGCTGAAGGGAGTCATGGAAAACAAATGAAATAATTAACACAACAACCAATGGGATAACGCCAAATAATGGATTTGGCAAAACTTTATTTTCAGTAATAGGATCATTTTCTCTAGCCACGAACTTCTCACCATTTGCTACTGCTTTTGTGATCATTCTTCTTAACCACCAATACCCGAAAATGATCATAAACACGGCTACAATTAAACTAACTTCCCAGCCTGCGTATGGTGATGTACCAAGATATTCAATTGGGATCCAGTTTTGAATTTCCGGTGAGCCTGCTGATGTCATCGTGAATGTAACAGATCCAAAAGCAAGGGCAGCAGGGATAAAACGACGAGGTAAGTCAGCTTCTCTAAATAAACTAACAGCCATTGGATAGACAGAGAAAGCAACGACGAATAAGCTGACCCCACCATACGTTAATACTGCACAAGCGATAACTATTGCCATAACAGCTCTTTTCATCCCGATCTTGCTTACAATCCATTTTGAAACACTATCTGCTGCACCACTATCTTCCATAACCTTTCCAAAAATTGCTCCTAAAAGGAACATGAGATACCATGAAGAAATAAAGCCTGAAAAGCCTGTCATGTAATTTCCTACAAAGTTAGCCTCACCTTCACCAACTAATTGCGGGAATAAAGGGAGCCCGCTACATATAGCCACAAATAAAGCACATAACGGCCCTGCAACTAATAAGTTCATACCCTTCATTGTCAAATAAATTAAAAGTGCTAAACCACCAACCAGCCCAATCATACTTAACATCTCGTTTCCCCCTTTGTTTGAGACATTCGTTTTGTAAAGAAGAAGGTACTTTCTTTCGGTACTCTTAAACTAGTAACCTAGCCAGAATCCATCCCATAGTTATCAAGAGCATCTGCTGGTATTTCTACTTCTACGCGATTTTGGTAATCGCTTTCATTTCTTCACTCACTTATTAGGGCTCTCCTATCCTTTTTTCTTGAAATTATTTCTTCCTCCTTTCATGTTTACACATATAACAGCAAGAAATATGCCAAAAAACGCACTCTTAACAAATTGTATGAATCAATCGCTATCTCTTTGTATTATCTACAATGAATCCTGCGAGTTTAATCAAATCTCGGGAGATTCATTCCGCTTTTTCGGACACTCTATCATAATATAAAACTTGTCCATCAACTTTAGGTATCTAAATCACAATAAAAAAATAACAGTCCAAAATTCTGGACTGTGTTCCAAGTTTTCGGACTACTAAGTTAAATCATACTTTTGAATTTTTTCATACATACTTGATTTACTAATTTCCAATTCTTTTGCTGCCTTTCTTTTATCACCGGCATGCTTTTGTATCGTTCGAATAAGAATATTCTTTTCTGCTTGAGCTAACATTTCTTTTAATGAATTAGCCTTCATCTCAGTATGATAAATAGGTGTGTTTTTAATATAATCCGGGATCGCTTCGAGTGTGATAACATCTGTTTTGGCTAGATGGATGGCTGCTTCAACAATATTTTCTAATTCACGAATATTTCCTTGCCAATGATACTGATGAAAAGTCTCCATTACATCTTCATGAATCATGGAAATTCTTTTACCTGTTCTTAAAGAAACTTTTTTAACAAAATATCGGACAAGTGTTTCTATATCTGCCATACGTTCCCTCAAAGGCGGGATAAATAGCGGAATCACGCTGATTCGATAATAAAGATCACTTCTAAAATCATTCGTTTTCATGAGTTCCTCTAACGGTCTGTTCGTTGCTGTTATAACTCTTACATCCAAAGGTATTGTTTTTGTACCTCCTATTGGTTCTACTTCTTTTTCTTGAAGAACACGCAATAGCTTAACCTGCATATGAAGACTCATATCACCGATTTCATCCAGAAAGATCGTTCCACCGTTTGCTTGTTGAAATTTCCCCTTTTTCCCGCCTTTTTTAGCACCGGTAAATGCACCATCTTCATATCCGAATAATTCCGACTCAAGCAACTGCTCAGGAATAGCCCCACAGTTCACTTTTACAAATGGCCCTTCACTTCGATGGCTTAACAGATGAATGCTATGTGCAAACAATTCCTTCCCTGTCCCGCTTTCCCCCCTGATTAAGACTGAGCTATCTGTAGCAGCAATTGATTTGACCTTCTCTTTGAGTTCTGACATACTAGCAGAATTCGAATGGATATCATTTAATGTGTATTTTGCACCTGTAACTTCTTGTTGATCAATAAAGGACTGAATGGATGACAGATGGTGCCGGACATGTGAGTTCATCTCACTCCATTCTTTTGTATCACGAAACATAACCGTCCCAAACGCACCAACGATTTTACCATCAGCGAAGATTGGAATACGATTTGCTATCATATAATTTCCGCGAATATATTGAAGGTCTGCTATTTCTTCTTCTCCATTTTTGACAACAATGTGCATGCGTGTATTTTCAATCACTTCTGTTACATGCTTTCCAATGACTTCCTCTTTCGTAATCTCGCAGAATCTACAGTAATTTTCATTCATATAAATAATCTTACCGTCAGCATCAACAATCACAATCCAAACGTAAGCGTTTTCTATTACTGTCTCCACGATTTCTTTTGCATATGGAAAACGATGATCTAACATAGTATCTTCCCCTAGCAGATGTTTTCTTTTATCGTATCATACCGCGATCTAATTTTGACTAAAAAAAAGGGTCTTAGACCCCGACAGCGTCGGAAGTCTGAGACCCTTTGCTTTCTAGCTTTGCATTCAACTTTTTATCATATACAAGAGTTGTAAAGATCCCTGCAACTAATAAACTTATAATAATCATGAATAGTAAATTCATATTGTAGTAATCAACAACCACCCCTCCAAGGAGAGGACCAATCATTTTTCCGCCTGTGGCTGTACTATTAACAAAGCCTTGATAAAAACCTTGCCTGCCCTTAGGAGCTAAATCATTTGCAATTGTTGGCACAGCTGGCCACACTAACATTTCTCCGATCGTCAATATAATCATTGCCACAAGAAAAGCTGTAAATTGCTCTGCAAATGACAGAACGATAAATGAGACAATAAATACGATAAAGCCAAGTACCATTTGCTTTTTTAATGTTTTGGCAAAGTGCTTTACAAACAGAGTGATAAGCGGTTGACCCAATACAATCAACACACCATTTATTGTCCAGAGTAAACTGTATTGACTTAACGAAATATTTAGTGTTTGAGTATGAGAAGAAATTGTTGACGGCCACTGAACATACCCTACCCAACAAAGTAAATATCCTATACATAATACGACTAATGCCCCAAACTTCTCACTATTTTTAATCGTCGGATTTTGATCTAATATCGATGCTTGTTTTCCTGTTGAACCATCGATATTTCGATACCCGAAGAATGCAATCAAGAAAAAAACAGCATAAAGGGCTGCGTTCGCAACAAATATATAATGAAATGAAATGGATGCAACGAATCCTCCTAGAGAAGCACCTGCTGCTACACCTGCATTTTGTGCAACATATATAGCATTAAACGCTTTTCTCCCGCCTTCCGGCCAAACCGTTCCGGCTAATGCGTATGTAGCTGGGAAAACGATACCAGATCCTAATCCAATCAAAATTAAGAAATACATATATAATGGCCAAGTATGATTAAACATAAGGGCAACGACAGAAACCAATGTAATAACGATTCCTAGCAGGATGGATTTATATCCACCGATCTTATCAAATAATACCCCGCCAATAAGATTTCCGACAACACTTGCTGCAGCATTTAACATGAGGACAATTCCAGCAACTGTCAAAGACTTACCAAGATGATCATGAATATAAATGGTGTTTAAC carries:
- a CDS encoding sigma-54 interaction domain-containing protein yields the protein MLDHRFPYAKEIVETVIENAYVWIVIVDADGKIIYMNENYCRFCEITKEEVIGKHVTEVIENTRMHIVVKNGEEEIADLQYIRGNYMIANRIPIFADGKIVGAFGTVMFRDTKEWSEMNSHVRHHLSSIQSFIDQQEVTGAKYTLNDIHSNSASMSELKEKVKSIAATDSSVLIRGESGTGKELFAHSIHLLSHRSEGPFVKVNCGAIPEQLLESELFGYEDGAFTGAKKGGKKGKFQQANGGTIFLDEIGDMSLHMQVKLLRVLQEKEVEPIGGTKTIPLDVRVITATNRPLEELMKTNDFRSDLYYRISVIPLFIPPLRERMADIETLVRYFVKKVSLRTGKRISMIHEDVMETFHQYHWQGNIRELENIVEAAIHLAKTDVITLEAIPDYIKNTPIYHTEMKANSLKEMLAQAEKNILIRTIQKHAGDKRKAAKELEISKSSMYEKIQKYDLT
- a CDS encoding 3-hydroxybutyrate dehydrogenase; translated protein: MVQDQVVLVTGAARGIGFELAKAFAHEGAKVVLTDLNEEQVLESTKQLQEEGLDVKGLTCDVTNEQNIMEVVKETKASYGRLDTLINNAGLQHVAHIEDFPTERFEQLVGVMLVAPFVLTKHVFPIMKNQQFGRILNIASINGLIGFAGKAAYNSAKHGVIGLTKVAALEGAAYGITVNALCPGYVDTPLVRNQLQDLANTRNVPLEDVLEDVLYPLIPQKRLLTPNEVADYAIFLASEKAKGVTGQAVVLDGGYTVQ
- a CDS encoding MDR family MFS transporter, whose protein sequence is MPRSLWLLVIGMMINVTGASFLWPLNTIYIHDHLGKSLTVAGIVLMLNAAASVVGNLIGGVLFDKIGGYKSILLGIVITLVSVVALMFNHTWPLYMYFLILIGLGSGIVFPATYALAGTVWPEGGRKAFNAIYVAQNAGVAAGASLGGFVASISFHYIFVANAALYAVFFLIAFFGYRNIDGSTGKQASILDQNPTIKNSEKFGALVVLCIGYLLCWVGYVQWPSTISSHTQTLNISLSQYSLLWTINGVLIVLGQPLITLFVKHFAKTLKKQMVLGFIVFIVSFIVLSFAEQFTAFLVAMIILTIGEMLVWPAVPTIANDLAPKGRQGFYQGFVNSTATGGKMIGPLLGGVVVDYYNMNLLFMIIISLLVAGIFTTLVYDKKLNAKLESKGSQTSDAVGV
- the leuS gene encoding leucine--tRNA ligase, giving the protein MSFNHQEIEKKWQDYWLHNKTFKTTEDTDKPKFYALDMFPYPSGAGLHVGHPEGYTATDILSRMKRMQGYNVLHPMGWDAFGLPAEQYALDTGNDPAEFTKQNIDNFRRQIQALGFSYDWDREVNTTDPDYYKWTQWIFLQLYKKGLAYVDEVPVNWCPALGTVLANEEVIDGKSERGGHPVERRPMKQWMLKITAYADRLLEDLEEVDWPESIKDMQRNWIGRSEGAHVTFEIDGHDETFTVFTTRPDTLFGATYAVLAPEHSFIEKITTPDQKDAVEAYIDQVKHKSDLERTELSKEKTGVFTGAYAINPVNGEKMPIWIADYVLVTYGTGAIMAVPAHDERDYEFAVKFDLPIKEVVSGGDVTKEAYTGDGEHVNSDFLNGLGKQEAIEKAIAWLEENNKGEKKVTYRLRDWLFSRQRYWGEPIPIIHWEDGTMSAVPEEELPLVLPKTTEIRPSGTGESPLAIIEDFVNVVDPVTGKKGRRETNTMPQWAGSCWYYLRYIDPKNSEALADDAKLKQWLPVDIYIGGAEHAVLHLLYARFWHKFLYDIGVVPTKEPFQKLFNQGMILGENNEKMSKSKGNVVNPDEIVGSHGADTLRLYEMFMGPLEASIAWSTTGLDGARRFLDRVWRLFIEDNGEVSPKVVNESSDALERVYHQTVKKVTEDLEGLRFNTAISQLMVFINEAYKATVLPREYVEGFVKLVSPIAPHLAEELWSKLGHDTTISYEAWPAFDEAKLVENEVEIVVQVNGKVRAKLLVAKDVTKDQLEQIALEDDRVKDQIEGKTIRKVIAVPGKLVNIVAN
- a CDS encoding GntP family permease — encoded protein: MLSMIGLVGGLALLIYLTMKGMNLLVAGPLCALFVAICSGLPLFPQLVGEGEANFVGNYMTGFSGFISSWYLMFLLGAIFGKVMEDSGAADSVSKWIVSKIGMKRAVMAIVIACAVLTYGGVSLFVVAFSVYPMAVSLFREADLPRRFIPAALAFGSVTFTMTSAGSPEIQNWIPIEYLGTSPYAGWEVSLIVAVFMIIFGYWWLRRMITKAVANGEKFVARENDPITENKVLPNPLFGVIPLVVVLIISFVFHDSLQQSALIIALLGGVIATYLLNRTYFKSFWSAVSEGTLGALIALGNTAAVVGFGGVAKAVPAFEVAVDAMTSIPGSPLIGGAIAVSVIAGMTGSASGGQAIALPLISPHYMDMGVNPEALHRVVSISSGALDSLPHNGYVVTTIRGICGESHKDAYNPVGALTVIVPLLGVILAIILFSFGLGI